In the genome of Polaribacter atrinae, one region contains:
- the pdhA gene encoding pyruvate dehydrogenase (acetyl-transferring) E1 component subunit alpha, giving the protein MKKITKQTYLDWYKDMLFWRKFEDKLASVYIQQKVRGFLHLYNGQEAILAGALHAMDLSKDKMITAYRNHVQPIGMGEDPKRVMAELYGKATGTSKGMGGSMHIFSKEFRFYGGHGIVGGQIPLGAGLAFGDKYNNTGGVTLTCFGDGAARQGSLHEAFNLAMLWKLPVIFICENNGYAMGTSVERTANHTDIWKLGLGYEMPCGPVDAMNPIKVAEAIDEALDRARRGDGPTFLEMKTYRYRGHSMSDAQHYRTKDEVEEYKKIDPITQVKNIILEQGYATAEELAVVDKEVKVMVKECEKFAEDSPYPETQQMYDMVYEQEDYPFIS; this is encoded by the coding sequence ATGAAAAAAATCACCAAACAAACCTATTTAGATTGGTACAAAGACATGCTTTTTTGGCGTAAGTTCGAAGACAAACTTGCCTCTGTTTACATTCAACAAAAAGTTAGAGGTTTCTTGCACTTATACAATGGACAAGAAGCAATTTTAGCAGGTGCATTGCATGCAATGGACTTATCTAAAGACAAAATGATTACGGCTTATAGAAACCACGTACAACCAATTGGTATGGGAGAAGATCCTAAACGTGTAATGGCAGAATTATATGGAAAGGCAACTGGAACTTCTAAAGGAATGGGTGGTTCTATGCATATTTTTTCAAAAGAATTCCGTTTTTATGGAGGTCATGGTATCGTTGGAGGTCAAATTCCTTTAGGTGCAGGTCTTGCTTTTGGTGATAAATACAATAATACTGGTGGTGTAACATTAACATGTTTTGGAGATGGTGCTGCAAGACAAGGTTCTTTACATGAAGCTTTTAATTTAGCTATGTTATGGAAATTACCTGTAATTTTTATTTGTGAAAATAACGGTTATGCAATGGGTACTTCTGTAGAAAGAACTGCAAACCATACAGATATTTGGAAACTTGGTTTAGGATATGAAATGCCTTGTGGACCAGTTGATGCTATGAACCCTATTAAAGTTGCAGAAGCTATAGACGAAGCTTTAGATAGAGCAAGACGTGGTGACGGACCAACTTTCTTAGAAATGAAAACATACAGATATAGAGGTCACTCAATGTCTGATGCACAACACTACAGAACGAAAGACGAAGTAGAAGAATACAAAAAAATAGATCCTATTACGCAAGTAAAAAATATTATTTTAGAGCAAGGCTATGCTACTGCAGAAGAATTGGCTGTTGTTGACAAAGAAGTTAAGGTAATGGTTAAAGAATGTGAAAAATTCGCAGAAGACTCTCCTTATCCAGAAACTCAACAAATGTACGATATGGTTTATGAACAAGAAGATTATCCTTTTATAAGTTAA
- a CDS encoding pyruvate dehydrogenase complex dihydrolipoamide acetyltransferase, which produces MATIINMPRLSDTMEEGVVAKWLKNVGDKIEEGDILAEIETDKATMEFESFYEGTLLYIGIQEGETSPVDVLLAIIGEEGEDISAIINGESSEPAKEEAATEEVKEETTTKADTADSVAIPEGVQVITMPRLSDTMTDGTVATWLKTVGDEVSEGDMLAEIETDKATMEFECFYEGTILYIGVQEGETAPVDSLLTIIGPAGTDVSALVANGGAASAPAENTPAPAAKAPEKAATKPAAKVEEAGPVATSNTSNGRIFASPLAKKIASDKGINLADVSGSGENGRIIKKDIENYTPAAKVEAAPAAANVAAASVENSEEVKNSQMRKAIAKSLGNSKFSAPDFSLNIEVDMDNAMASRKIINAIPDTKVSFNDMVVKACAMALKKHPQVNTSWSEANTIYHSHIHVGVAVAVDDGLLVPVIKHTDGLSLTQIGAGVRDLAGKARNKKLTPAEMQGSTFTVSNLGMFGIGSFNSIINQPNSAILSVGAIVQKPVVRDGQIVVGNTMNLTLTSDHRTVDGAVGAQFLQTLKTFIENPVTMLA; this is translated from the coding sequence ATGGCTACAATTATAAATATGCCCAGACTAAGTGACACCATGGAAGAAGGTGTTGTGGCAAAATGGTTAAAAAATGTTGGAGATAAAATTGAAGAAGGAGATATTTTAGCTGAAATAGAAACTGACAAAGCAACAATGGAATTTGAGTCTTTCTACGAAGGAACTCTTTTATACATTGGTATTCAAGAAGGAGAAACTTCTCCTGTTGATGTTTTATTAGCTATTATTGGTGAAGAAGGAGAAGACATTTCTGCAATTATAAACGGTGAAAGCTCTGAACCTGCAAAGGAAGAAGCTGCTACCGAAGAAGTAAAAGAAGAAACAACAACTAAGGCAGATACTGCAGATAGTGTTGCTATTCCAGAAGGTGTTCAAGTAATTACAATGCCTCGTTTAAGTGATACAATGACTGACGGTACTGTGGCAACATGGTTAAAGACAGTTGGAGATGAAGTTTCTGAAGGTGATATGCTTGCTGAAATTGAAACAGATAAAGCAACAATGGAATTTGAATGTTTCTACGAAGGAACCATCTTATACATTGGTGTACAAGAAGGAGAAACTGCACCTGTAGATAGTTTATTAACTATTATTGGGCCTGCCGGAACAGATGTTTCTGCATTGGTTGCTAACGGTGGCGCTGCATCAGCTCCTGCTGAAAACACACCTGCTCCTGCTGCTAAAGCTCCAGAAAAGGCTGCAACAAAACCTGCTGCTAAAGTAGAAGAAGCTGGGCCTGTTGCTACTTCAAATACTTCTAACGGTCGTATTTTTGCATCTCCTTTAGCTAAGAAGATTGCTTCTGATAAAGGAATTAATTTAGCAGATGTTAGTGGTTCTGGTGAAAACGGAAGAATCATTAAAAAAGATATAGAAAACTATACTCCTGCTGCTAAAGTAGAGGCTGCTCCTGCTGCTGCAAATGTAGCTGCTGCTAGTGTAGAAAACTCAGAAGAAGTTAAGAATTCTCAAATGCGTAAAGCAATTGCTAAGTCTTTAGGTAACTCTAAATTCTCTGCTCCTGATTTCAGTTTAAATATTGAAGTTGATATGGACAACGCAATGGCTTCTAGAAAAATAATAAATGCAATACCAGACACTAAAGTATCTTTTAACGATATGGTAGTTAAGGCATGTGCAATGGCATTAAAAAAACATCCACAAGTAAATACTTCTTGGTCAGAAGCAAATACAATTTACCACAGTCACATACACGTAGGTGTAGCGGTAGCGGTAGATGATGGTTTATTAGTACCGGTAATTAAACATACAGACGGTTTAAGTTTAACTCAAATTGGTGCTGGTGTAAGAGATTTAGCAGGTAAAGCTAGAAATAAGAAATTAACTCCTGCAGAAATGCAAGGAAGTACTTTTACTGTTTCTAACTTAGGTATGTTTGGTATTGGTAGCTTTAACTCTATTATAAACCAACCTAACTCAGCTATTTTATCTGTTGGAGCAATTGTACAAAAACCAGTTGTAAGAGACGGACAAATTGTTGTTGGCAATACAATGAATTTAACTTTAACATCAGATCACAGAACTGTAGATGGTGCTGTTGGAGCTCAATTTTTACAAACATTAAAAACATTTATAGAAAACCCGGTTACAATGTTAGCTTAA
- a CDS encoding M15 family metallopeptidase: MKKTLSFFIFFITLFSFGQNLPDGFVYLSDVDKTIQKELRYFSNNNFIGKPIDGYHKNCIIVTQASANALVKVQESLLKEGLSLKIFDAYRPQQAVNHFVRWAKILEDTLMKKQYYPSVPKSQLFKRGYIASRSGHSRGSTVDLTIVSTKTGKELDMGSSYDFFGIQSHYIPKNISKEQQKNRLLLRNIMTQNNFRPYKNEWWHFTLRNEPYPTTYFNFPIE; this comes from the coding sequence ATGAAAAAAACACTTTCCTTTTTTATATTCTTTATTACTCTTTTTTCTTTCGGACAAAATCTTCCTGATGGTTTTGTATATTTATCTGATGTTGATAAAACAATTCAAAAAGAATTACGCTATTTCAGTAACAATAACTTTATAGGAAAACCGATTGATGGGTATCACAAAAACTGTATTATAGTTACCCAAGCATCTGCTAATGCTTTAGTTAAAGTACAAGAAAGTTTACTAAAAGAAGGTTTGAGCCTAAAAATATTTGATGCATATAGGCCTCAACAAGCAGTGAACCATTTTGTACGTTGGGCAAAAATTTTGGAAGATACTTTAATGAAAAAACAATATTACCCAAGTGTACCAAAATCTCAATTATTTAAAAGAGGATATATTGCATCTAGATCTGGGCACTCTAGAGGAAGTACTGTTGACTTAACCATTGTAAGTACTAAAACAGGTAAAGAATTAGATATGGGAAGCTCATATGATTTTTTTGGGATACAATCTCATTACATACCTAAAAACATCAGCAAAGAACAACAAAAAAACAGGTTGTTACTCCGTAATATAATGACACAAAATAATTTTAGACCTTATAAAAACGAATGGTGGCATTTTACTTTAAGAAATGAACCTTACCCTACTACCTACTTTAATTTCCCTATAGAATAA
- a CDS encoding SGNH/GDSL hydrolase family protein, with amino-acid sequence MQKRIKNKVKYFLSIIASVPLLPFIYFQGKNIRKKVPKLPEAKEPKGSTNGPFNKTLNILSIGESTIAGVGVYYHKNGFTGSLSNTLSINLKSNINWRVYARSGYTVAQVCKKIIPKIEETTTDIIVVGMGGNDAFTLNSPKKWANSIENLITLLQNKFPDTPIFFTNMPPIKEFPAFTKPIKFVIGNLVELLGERLQVITKDKKNVFYYNEVITLEKWSKKYSLSNNNSEIYFSDGVHPSELTYKVLGEEMGNFITKKIPS; translated from the coding sequence ATGCAAAAAAGGATAAAGAATAAAGTAAAGTATTTTTTAAGTATAATTGCATCAGTACCTTTATTACCTTTTATATACTTCCAAGGAAAAAACATCAGAAAAAAGGTACCAAAACTTCCAGAAGCTAAAGAACCAAAAGGATCTACAAATGGTCCTTTTAATAAAACTTTAAATATACTTTCAATTGGAGAAAGTACTATTGCAGGAGTTGGTGTATATTATCATAAAAACGGATTTACAGGATCTTTATCAAATACACTTTCTATCAACTTAAAAAGCAATATAAACTGGCGTGTATATGCTAGAAGTGGTTATACGGTAGCTCAAGTTTGTAAAAAAATTATTCCTAAAATAGAAGAAACAACTACAGATATTATTGTTGTTGGAATGGGAGGCAATGATGCTTTTACTTTAAATTCTCCTAAAAAATGGGCTAATTCAATAGAAAATCTTATCACTTTATTACAAAACAAATTCCCTGATACTCCAATTTTCTTTACAAACATGCCTCCTATAAAAGAATTTCCTGCCTTTACAAAACCAATAAAGTTTGTAATAGGTAATTTGGTCGAACTTTTAGGAGAAAGACTACAAGTTATAACAAAAGACAAAAAGAATGTTTTTTACTACAATGAAGTAATTACCTTAGAAAAATGGAGTAAAAAGTACTCTTTATCGAATAATAATTCCGAAATTTATTTTAGCGATGGTGTGCATCCATCTGAATTGACTTATAAAGTTTTGGGAGAGGAAATGGGGAATTTTATCACAAAAAAAATCCCAAGTTAA
- a CDS encoding GIN domain-containing protein: MKQKTTLLFVLVLVIFNTTFSQEKIKGNKLISNVKTALPPFHTVVVNNDFKVELVVSNISSSIDIETDKNLHEYISFNVTDSILTIATDKKLKAKKLNIAVNYKNALKEIILNDDAEIESIGTIKTTSLLLKINDYGIADLAIKSDNFKLLNSNKSRIQLRSKSKLNIDSKDVDLDLSESCKVDMIIKTENLNTRMIGNSGLNIEGTANLFNAITLESSELKGAKLSVITCTSTIKDSAAIIVNASENITIEASDKSKTEVYGDAQIILSQFTGNAKLFKKEL, from the coding sequence ATGAAACAAAAAACTACATTATTATTCGTATTAGTATTGGTAATATTTAATACAACCTTTAGTCAAGAAAAAATAAAAGGAAATAAACTAATATCAAACGTAAAAACAGCTTTACCTCCTTTCCACACCGTGGTGGTAAATAATGATTTTAAAGTTGAGTTGGTAGTCTCTAATATTTCATCATCAATAGACATAGAAACAGATAAAAATCTACACGAATATATCAGTTTTAACGTTACAGACTCTATCTTAACAATAGCAACTGATAAAAAATTAAAAGCAAAAAAATTAAACATTGCTGTAAATTATAAAAATGCATTAAAAGAAATCATATTAAATGACGATGCCGAAATAGAATCTATAGGTACCATAAAAACCACCTCTTTGTTACTTAAAATAAATGATTACGGAATAGCTGATTTAGCAATAAAATCTGATAATTTTAAGCTGTTAAATAGTAATAAATCTCGCATTCAATTAAGATCTAAAAGCAAATTAAATATAGACAGTAAAGATGTTGATCTAGATTTAAGCGAATCTTGTAAGGTAGATATGATCATTAAAACAGAAAACTTAAACACTAGAATGATTGGTAATTCTGGTTTAAATATTGAAGGAACTGCAAATCTATTTAATGCAATTACATTAGAATCATCAGAATTAAAGGGTGCAAAATTAAGTGTTATAACTTGTACAAGTACTATAAAAGACTCAGCTGCTATTATTGTAAATGCTTCAGAAAACATTACAATAGAAGCATCGGATAAAAGTAAAACAGAAGTATATGGTGATGCCCAAATAATTTTAAGTCAGTTTACAGGTAACGCTAAACTGTTTAAAAAAGAATTATAA
- a CDS encoding PrsW family intramembrane metalloprotease, whose product MHLLLLAIAPATIIILYIYFKDKFEKEPIPFLFKNFLLGATASVLITVILGGFAARFLPVTEANNIFQQFIKAFIVVALVEEFSKYVIVKYYAQRNKEYNEPFDGIVYAVMVSMGFATLENVLYVFQHGVSTGILRAFTAVPAHATFAILMGYFMGKAKFSKNRIVLNLTGLFFATLFHGAYDFFLFINFIPGISVGAFISLIIGIVLSKKAIKRHQNSSVFKI is encoded by the coding sequence ATGCATTTACTTCTTCTTGCTATTGCTCCTGCAACTATTATTATACTATATATTTATTTTAAAGACAAGTTTGAAAAAGAACCAATTCCTTTTTTATTTAAAAATTTTCTTTTAGGTGCAACTGCAAGTGTATTGATTACCGTAATTCTTGGTGGTTTTGCAGCTAGATTTCTGCCTGTTACAGAAGCAAACAATATATTTCAGCAGTTTATAAAGGCATTTATAGTGGTTGCTTTGGTAGAAGAGTTTTCTAAATATGTAATTGTAAAATATTATGCGCAAAGAAATAAAGAATACAATGAGCCTTTTGATGGAATTGTATATGCTGTAATGGTTTCTATGGGATTTGCAACTTTAGAAAATGTTTTGTATGTTTTTCAACATGGAGTTTCAACAGGAATATTAAGAGCTTTTACAGCGGTTCCTGCACATGCTACATTTGCCATTTTAATGGGGTACTTTATGGGAAAAGCTAAGTTTTCTAAAAATAGAATTGTTTTAAATTTAACAGGTTTGTTTTTTGCAACGCTGTTTCATGGTGCATATGACTTTTTTCTGTTTATCAACTTTATTCCAGGGATTTCCGTGGGAGCCTTTATTTCTTTAATTATTGGAATTGTACTTTCTAAAAAGGCGATAAAAAGACATCAAAATAGTTCTGTGTTTAAGATATAA
- a CDS encoding GNAT family N-acetyltransferase produces MTTLEQKLKNPVWYSLNETHNTSLLKYDGVQFYQPNTCSFGAFFDSEKTPIALTEHSKIVEKFFLVSENGIPKIDDNYVILEKKINGCQMVLNNLIDIDITENIVLLTNEYIDEVYNLIWLVMPGFYQKKGFEMGKFFGIFKDNKLVAITGQRMQTDDFIEISSVVTHPDYTRKGFAKQLIYHTTKEILKEKKLPILHTNKGNAAIPLYEKLGFKLTRDMNWWLFRRK; encoded by the coding sequence ATGACCACCTTAGAACAAAAACTTAAAAACCCTGTTTGGTACTCATTAAATGAAACCCATAACACCTCTTTATTAAAGTATGATGGCGTACAATTTTATCAGCCTAATACTTGCTCTTTTGGAGCTTTTTTTGATTCCGAAAAAACACCTATTGCTTTAACTGAACATTCTAAAATTGTCGAAAAATTCTTTTTAGTTTCTGAAAATGGTATTCCAAAAATAGATGACAACTATGTAATTCTTGAGAAGAAAATTAATGGATGCCAAATGGTTTTAAACAATCTGATAGATATAGATATTACAGAAAATATTGTTTTATTAACGAACGAATACATCGATGAAGTCTATAATTTAATTTGGTTGGTGATGCCTGGTTTTTATCAAAAGAAAGGTTTTGAAATGGGAAAATTCTTTGGTATCTTTAAAGATAATAAACTAGTTGCAATCACAGGCCAAAGAATGCAAACTGATGATTTTATTGAAATTAGTTCTGTAGTTACTCACCCAGATTACACAAGAAAAGGTTTTGCCAAACAACTCATCTACCACACAACTAAAGAAATTCTAAAAGAAAAAAAACTTCCTATCTTGCACACCAATAAAGGTAATGCTGCAATTCCTCTTTATGAGAAATTAGGTTTTAAATTAACTAGAGATATGAATTGGTGGCTATTCCGCCGAAAATAA
- the ctlX gene encoding citrulline utilization hydrolase CtlX, which translates to MNQTTNTILMIRPANFRMNEQTAVNNYYQHNIDDALPATINVKAQNEFDAFVEKLRSFGIHIIVVSDAKETDTPDAVFPNNWISFHKDGTVAIYPMFAENRRLERREDILEQIEKEGFLIENIVDYTSAEEEGVFLEGTGSICLDRGNNKAYCALSPRADEELFIEFCEDFEYTPVVFTANQTVNGKREAIYHTNVMMCVGKTLAIVCLASIDDKAERKNLLKHLKEDGKKVIDITEEQVNSFAGNMLEVLGKDNEHFLVMSQAAFNCLTQSQKAQINNHCKIISSPLDTIEFCGGGSARCMMAEVFLPKK; encoded by the coding sequence ATGAATCAAACGACAAATACAATTTTAATGATTCGTCCTGCTAATTTTAGGATGAATGAGCAAACTGCTGTTAATAATTACTATCAACATAATATTGATGATGCATTGCCAGCTACTATTAACGTAAAAGCACAGAATGAGTTTGATGCTTTTGTAGAGAAATTGCGCAGTTTTGGTATTCATATAATTGTTGTTTCTGATGCAAAGGAAACGGATACACCAGATGCAGTTTTTCCTAATAATTGGATTTCTTTTCATAAAGATGGTACTGTTGCTATTTACCCCATGTTTGCAGAGAATAGACGATTAGAAAGACGTGAGGATATTTTAGAACAAATAGAGAAAGAAGGTTTTTTAATAGAGAATATTGTAGATTATACTTCTGCAGAAGAAGAGGGCGTTTTTTTAGAAGGAACAGGTAGTATCTGTTTAGATAGAGGTAATAATAAGGCATATTGCGCACTTTCCCCTAGGGCAGATGAAGAGTTGTTTATAGAGTTTTGTGAAGACTTTGAATACACACCAGTAGTTTTTACGGCAAATCAAACAGTAAATGGTAAAAGAGAAGCAATTTATCATACCAATGTTATGATGTGTGTTGGAAAAACTTTGGCTATAGTGTGTTTGGCTTCTATTGATGATAAGGCAGAGCGTAAAAATCTATTGAAGCATTTAAAAGAAGATGGTAAAAAAGTAATTGATATTACAGAGGAACAAGTTAACAGTTTTGCAGGGAATATGTTAGAGGTTCTTGGTAAAGATAATGAGCATTTCTTAGTAATGAGTCAGGCTGCTTTTAATTGTTTAACACAATCTCAAAAAGCACAAATAAACAATCATTGTAAAATTATTTCTAGTCCATTAGATACTATTGAATTTTGTGGAGGAGGAAGTGCACGTTGCATGATGGCTGAAGTTTTCTTGCCTAAAAAATAA